The Dehalococcoidia bacterium genome has a window encoding:
- a CDS encoding NUDIX domain-containing protein, with product MALAVSVAIFHGDDRRQVLLVRRPDDPAEEHPGLWGLPAVTLRPGETPEDGVRRVGRQKLGLELRPGPVLAYGQQLRPNGVLAMLLMEAEALSWPPRLEPEEREEGVTYYTAWTWGDPQLLVPAAVMGSLCSRLLLDALGDYWLP from the coding sequence ATGGCCCTAGCCGTTTCGGTGGCCATCTTCCACGGGGACGACCGCCGTCAGGTGCTGCTGGTGCGCCGCCCCGATGACCCGGCCGAGGAGCACCCTGGCCTGTGGGGGCTGCCGGCCGTCACCCTCCGTCCGGGCGAGACCCCCGAAGATGGGGTGAGGCGAGTCGGTCGCCAGAAGCTGGGGCTGGAGTTGCGGCCCGGCCCGGTGCTGGCCTACGGTCAGCAGCTGCGCCCCAACGGTGTGCTGGCCATGCTGCTGATGGAGGCCGAGGCCCTTTCCTGGCCGCCGCGCCTGGAGCCCGAGGAGCGTGAGGAGGGGGTGACCTATTACACCGCCTGGACATGGGGCGATCCTCAGCTTCTGGTGCCTGCCGCGGTCATGGGCTCCCTCTGCTCGCGGCTGTTGCTGGATGCACTGGGGGACTACTGGCTGCCATGA
- a CDS encoding glycosyltransferase: MSTAVHQLLTAPATSAGDLQERPGPLVSVAIPTRNSGSVIGRCLESVCRQTYPHLEVLVVDGCSRDGTPQMAAVYGATVVPCTGGLLAARYEGVLRSRGQFVLMLDSDQVLEPTAVERAVAMMGQGYDMLVLEEMSFRPRTWLQRLFAAHRRLIHLYLNEEALDPYRGTVLPRFFRRELLLQALQNVPAGLLEKVVHHDHAIIYLECWRLSRRVGILPRAVYHQEPSSLWEVVRRNFRYGRSLAVLAAGGPYADLARRRDGYIWPRRLRPGDVPLALQSALLLTLLKLAQGAGLFWERALR, translated from the coding sequence TTGTCCACGGCTGTCCACCAGTTATTAACAGCGCCTGCAACTTCCGCTGGCGACCTCCAGGAACGGCCTGGCCCTCTCGTCTCGGTGGCCATTCCCACCCGTAACTCGGGCAGCGTCATCGGTCGCTGCCTGGAGTCGGTCTGTCGTCAGACGTATCCGCACCTGGAGGTCTTGGTGGTGGACGGCTGCTCCCGGGACGGGACGCCGCAAATGGCGGCCGTCTACGGCGCCACGGTGGTGCCCTGCACCGGGGGGCTGCTCGCCGCCCGCTATGAGGGGGTTCTGCGCTCCCGTGGCCAGTTCGTGCTCATGCTGGACTCGGACCAGGTCCTGGAGCCCACAGCCGTCGAGCGGGCGGTGGCCATGATGGGCCAGGGCTACGACATGCTGGTGCTGGAGGAGATGTCCTTTCGTCCCCGCACCTGGCTGCAGCGCCTCTTCGCCGCTCATCGCCGTCTCATCCACCTCTACCTGAACGAGGAGGCGCTGGACCCGTATCGCGGCACGGTGCTGCCGCGCTTCTTCCGTCGGGAGCTGCTGTTGCAGGCCTTGCAGAACGTGCCGGCGGGCCTGCTGGAAAAAGTGGTCCACCACGACCACGCCATCATCTATCTCGAGTGCTGGCGGCTGTCGCGGCGGGTCGGCATCCTGCCCCGAGCCGTGTACCATCAGGAGCCGTCCAGCCTGTGGGAGGTGGTGCGGAGGAACTTCCGCTACGGCCGCAGCCTGGCCGTCCTGGCCGCCGGCGGCCCCTACGCCGACCTGGCCCGGCGGCGTGACGGCTACATCTGGCCGCGGCGCTTGCGTCCAGGGGACGTGCCCCTGGCACTGCAGTCGGCCCTGTTGCTGACCCTGCTGAAGCTGGCGCAGGGGGCGGGCCTCTTCTGGGAACGGGCCCTCCGCTAG
- a CDS encoding 4Fe-4S binding protein has product MAYKILDWCIGCTACTKRCPTDAISGERNKLHVIDPTLCIDCGACGVVCPVECIADDAGDICKGFPRREWPKATVIEENCIGSGCELCINICPFEALYLDTSGERVGDFFGVATVIERRCTGCRLCEDVCGWGAIYIDPPREALKKKLYEPVELPGTARSG; this is encoded by the coding sequence GTGGCCTACAAGATCCTGGACTGGTGCATAGGCTGCACCGCATGCACCAAGCGCTGTCCCACCGATGCCATCTCGGGGGAGCGCAACAAGCTGCACGTTATCGACCCCACCCTGTGCATCGACTGCGGCGCCTGCGGCGTGGTCTGCCCTGTGGAGTGCATCGCTGACGACGCGGGGGACATCTGCAAGGGCTTCCCCCGTCGCGAGTGGCCCAAGGCGACCGTCATCGAGGAGAACTGCATTGGCTCCGGCTGTGAGCTGTGCATCAACATCTGCCCCTTCGAGGCCCTCTACCTGGACACCTCTGGCGAGCGGGTGGGCGACTTCTTCGGCGTGGCCACCGTCATCGAGCGGCGCTGCACTGGCTGCCGTCTGTGCGAGGACGTGTGTGGCTGGGGCGCCATATACATCGACCCGCCGCGAGAGGCCCTCAAGAAGAAGCTCTACGAGCCTGTAGAGCTGCCCGGCACCGCCCGCAGCGGCTGA
- a CDS encoding glycosyltransferase family 4 protein — MTFIVTIGRGSMDRYSLKLARHLRVPKLFTDIYQKVAEMFNVPLVSCRSLYALWQDANFLRRLRRLDDILHFPNHHMGRYGLFLRQPYVITVHDLIRYFDLKGYGTYIHRPNLRDRIYLNMDYAGIRRAAAIIAISETTKRDIVRHLSYPEERIFVVYHGIDHDLFRPVEERPIEEPYVLFVGSEHPRKNLPALLRAFKLVKDSDSRFRHLKLVKVGAAGGREAPFRQYTLRAMAEIGLDGDVVFAEGVPDHELPAYYSGAEVLVNPSLYEGFGFPPVEAMACGCPVIVSKAGALPEVVGDAGLVVDPNDPLALAEAIRQVLTDSSLRRRLVEAGLQRAAQFTWERCARETEQVYERVEAELAA; from the coding sequence ATGACGTTCATAGTGACCATCGGCCGAGGCTCCATGGACCGTTACTCGCTGAAGCTGGCCCGTCACCTGCGGGTGCCCAAGCTGTTCACCGACATCTACCAGAAAGTGGCGGAGATGTTCAATGTGCCCCTGGTGAGCTGCCGTTCCCTATACGCTTTGTGGCAGGACGCGAACTTCCTGCGGCGCCTGCGCCGCCTGGACGACATTCTCCACTTCCCGAACCACCACATGGGCCGTTACGGACTGTTCCTGCGCCAGCCCTACGTCATCACTGTTCACGACCTGATCCGCTATTTCGACCTGAAGGGCTACGGGACGTATATCCACCGTCCCAACCTGCGAGATCGCATCTACCTGAACATGGACTATGCCGGCATCCGTCGCGCTGCGGCCATCATCGCTATCTCCGAGACCACCAAGAGGGACATCGTGCGGCACCTGAGCTATCCGGAGGAGCGCATATTCGTCGTCTACCACGGCATCGACCATGACCTCTTCCGGCCGGTGGAGGAGCGGCCCATAGAGGAGCCTTACGTGCTCTTCGTAGGCTCCGAGCACCCGCGCAAGAACCTGCCGGCCCTGCTGCGGGCCTTCAAGCTGGTGAAGGACAGCGACAGCCGCTTTCGCCATCTGAAGCTGGTGAAGGTGGGGGCGGCCGGAGGACGCGAGGCGCCCTTCCGCCAGTACACCCTGCGGGCCATGGCCGAGATCGGGCTCGATGGAGACGTGGTCTTCGCCGAGGGGGTGCCCGATCACGAGCTGCCGGCCTACTACTCGGGGGCGGAGGTGCTGGTCAATCCCTCCCTGTATGAGGGGTTCGGGTTCCCGCCGGTGGAGGCGATGGCCTGCGGCTGTCCCGTCATCGTCTCGAAGGCCGGCGCCCTGCCCGAGGTAGTGGGGGATGCAGGCCTGGTGGTGGACCCCAACGACCCCCTGGCCCTGGCCGAGGCGATCCGCCAGGTGCTGACGGACTCGTCCCTGCGCCGGCGGCTGGTGGAGGCAGGCCTGCAGCGGGCAGCCCAGTTCACCTGGGAGCGCTGTGCCCGTGAGACGGAGCAGGTCTACGAGCGAGTGGAAGCGGAACTGGCCGCCTAG
- a CDS encoding TIGR01777 family oxidoreductase, with protein MRVLVTGASGLIGSHLVPALEREGHQVLRLGRRPETADFVWDPLRGQMDARALEGVEAVVHLAGENIGQRWTPASKERIWRSRVEGTRLLAEAIAASPAPPKVFISASATGYYGDRGDEALDEGAAPGRGFLAELCQAWEQAAQTAAAAGTRVVNPRFGVVLSARGGALARLLPVFRLGLGGSLGSGRQYMSWVDMDDLVQAVLFLLSREEFSGPVNVTSPNPVTNAEFTRTLARVLGRPALFRVPAFALQVLLGEMAREALLSGQRVLPARLQAAGFQFRYPELEASLRHALGR; from the coding sequence ATGCGTGTGCTGGTGACGGGCGCCAGCGGTCTCATCGGTTCCCACCTAGTGCCTGCCTTGGAGCGAGAGGGGCATCAGGTCCTGCGTCTGGGCCGACGTCCCGAGACGGCAGACTTCGTCTGGGACCCCCTGAGAGGGCAGATGGACGCGCGCGCCCTGGAGGGGGTCGAGGCCGTTGTCCACCTGGCCGGCGAGAACATCGGCCAGCGCTGGACGCCGGCCAGCAAGGAACGCATCTGGCGGAGCCGGGTCGAGGGGACGCGTCTCCTGGCCGAGGCCATCGCCGCCTCCCCCGCGCCGCCCAAAGTCTTCATCTCCGCTTCCGCCACCGGTTACTACGGGGACCGAGGCGATGAGGCCCTGGACGAGGGGGCCGCGCCGGGCCGCGGCTTCCTGGCTGAGCTGTGCCAGGCCTGGGAGCAGGCAGCCCAGACCGCTGCCGCTGCTGGCACCCGGGTGGTCAACCCGCGCTTCGGCGTCGTGCTATCGGCCCGGGGCGGGGCGCTGGCCCGACTTCTGCCCGTTTTTCGCCTGGGGCTAGGGGGAAGCCTCGGCAGCGGCCGTCAGTACATGAGCTGGGTGGACATGGACGACCTGGTGCAGGCAGTCCTCTTCCTCCTCTCGCGGGAGGAGTTCTCGGGGCCCGTCAACGTCACTTCCCCCAACCCGGTCACCAACGCTGAGTTCACCCGCACGCTGGCGCGAGTGCTGGGACGACCTGCCCTGTTCCGCGTGCCGGCCTTCGCCCTTCAGGTGCTGCTGGGGGAAATGGCCCGAGAGGCACTGCTCTCGGGCCAGAGGGTGCTCCCTGCCCGCCTGCAGGCGGCCGGATTTCAGTTCCGCTACCCGGAGCTGGAGGCATCGCTGCGGCACGCCCTGGGGCGCTAG
- the thiI gene encoding tRNA 4-thiouridine(8) synthase ThiI, with amino-acid sequence MNGSDAFASVHLGTASGAEAPLRWAVVVRFGEVALKKGHRQLFMGALRRNIERSLEGLPVERVSIRPNRCFVWLADVSAWPEVRRRLAHVFGIVGYALCLRVPPSLEAAKEAYGLLVPSPPASFAVRAHRGDKGFPLTSQEIERELGAYIKGVTGARVDLTQPELTFYVEVQPEGIFCTTQQIPGPGGLPVGTGGRVACLLSGGIDSPVASYRMTKRGCQAVFVHFTSFPFTDASSWDKCRELVRLLARYLLEARLYVVKLGEVQRRIVVAVPPQYRILMYRRMMLRIAEAIARQEGCKALVTGESLGQVGSQTLDNLVAVQEATTMPVLRPLIGMDKQEIIAEARRIGTYEVSILPDMDCCQFLVPPRVATTSTPERLRELESRVDVPALVEVALKEMEVEEFRWP; translated from the coding sequence ATGAACGGAAGCGATGCGTTCGCGTCCGTCCATCTGGGCACCGCCTCGGGGGCCGAGGCGCCACTGCGATGGGCGGTGGTGGTGCGCTTCGGGGAGGTGGCCCTGAAGAAGGGTCATCGGCAGCTCTTCATGGGGGCGCTGCGCCGGAACATCGAGCGGTCCCTGGAGGGGCTGCCCGTGGAGCGGGTGTCCATCCGCCCCAATCGCTGCTTCGTCTGGCTGGCCGATGTCTCCGCCTGGCCCGAGGTCCGGAGGCGTCTGGCCCATGTCTTCGGCATCGTCGGCTATGCCCTCTGCCTGCGGGTGCCGCCGAGCCTGGAGGCGGCGAAGGAGGCCTATGGCCTGCTGGTGCCCTCGCCCCCCGCTTCCTTCGCCGTGCGTGCCCATCGCGGCGACAAGGGCTTTCCCCTCACCTCTCAGGAGATAGAGCGGGAGCTGGGAGCTTACATCAAGGGCGTCACGGGCGCCCGTGTCGACCTGACGCAGCCGGAGCTGACCTTCTATGTGGAGGTCCAGCCCGAGGGCATCTTCTGCACCACCCAGCAGATTCCCGGCCCCGGGGGTTTGCCCGTGGGCACAGGCGGACGGGTGGCCTGTCTCCTGTCGGGAGGGATCGATTCCCCGGTGGCCTCCTACCGCATGACGAAGCGGGGCTGTCAGGCCGTTTTCGTCCACTTCACTTCCTTTCCCTTCACCGATGCCTCGTCTTGGGACAAGTGCCGGGAGCTGGTCAGGCTCTTGGCCCGCTATCTGCTGGAGGCGCGCCTTTACGTGGTGAAGCTGGGAGAGGTGCAGAGGCGTATAGTGGTGGCAGTGCCGCCCCAGTACCGCATCCTGATGTACAGGCGGATGATGCTGCGCATCGCCGAGGCCATCGCCCGGCAGGAGGGCTGCAAGGCGCTGGTGACGGGCGAGAGCCTGGGCCAGGTGGGCTCCCAGACGCTGGACAACCTGGTGGCTGTCCAGGAGGCCACCACCATGCCGGTGCTGCGTCCGCTCATCGGCATGGACAAGCAGGAGATCATCGCCGAGGCGCGTCGCATCGGCACTTACGAGGTGTCCATCCTGCCCGATATGGACTGCTGCCAGTTCCTGGTGCCGCCGCGGGTGGCGACGACCTCCACCCCTGAGCGGCTGCGAGAGCTGGAGTCGCGAGTGGACGTTCCTGCCCTGGTAGAGGTGGCCCTGAAGGAGATGGAGGTGGAGGAGTTCCGATGGCCCTAG
- the sucD gene encoding succinate--CoA ligase subunit alpha: MPILVNRDTKVVVQGITGREGSFQTRRCIEYGTKVVAGVTPGRGGEEIDGVPVFDTVRQAVARTGADCSLIFVPAPAAADAILEAAYAEVPVIVCITEGIPVVDMVRVKRYLRGSGIRLIGPNCPGVITPGQCRVGIMPGDVFSPGPVGVISRSGTLVYEAVSQLTARGIGQSTCVGVGGDPVIGTAPVEVLRLFNEDPETKAVVLIGEIGGTAEQEAAAYIASEMRKPVIAFIAGASAPPGRRMGHAGAIIVGEAATAQAKKKALAAAGATIVDSPAEIGAATEAVLRERGLL, encoded by the coding sequence ATGCCCATTCTGGTCAACCGTGACACCAAGGTGGTGGTGCAGGGCATCACCGGACGCGAAGGCTCCTTCCAGACCCGTCGCTGCATCGAGTACGGCACCAAGGTGGTGGCCGGCGTCACCCCGGGTCGAGGTGGCGAGGAGATAGACGGGGTCCCGGTCTTCGACACGGTGCGGCAGGCGGTGGCCCGTACCGGCGCCGATTGCTCCCTGATATTCGTGCCCGCGCCGGCCGCCGCCGATGCCATCCTGGAGGCGGCCTACGCCGAGGTGCCCGTCATCGTCTGTATAACCGAGGGCATCCCGGTGGTGGACATGGTGCGGGTCAAGCGCTACCTGCGTGGCTCCGGCATTCGCCTCATCGGCCCCAACTGCCCGGGCGTCATCACTCCCGGTCAGTGCCGGGTGGGCATCATGCCCGGCGACGTGTTCAGCCCGGGGCCGGTGGGGGTCATCTCACGCTCCGGGACCCTGGTCTACGAGGCGGTGTCCCAGCTCACAGCACGAGGCATCGGCCAGAGCACCTGCGTGGGGGTGGGGGGCGACCCCGTCATCGGGACGGCCCCGGTGGAGGTGCTGCGCCTGTTCAACGAGGACCCGGAGACCAAGGCAGTGGTCCTCATCGGCGAGATCGGAGGCACCGCCGAGCAGGAAGCGGCGGCCTATATCGCCAGCGAGATGCGCAAGCCCGTCATCGCCTTCATAGCGGGGGCCTCGGCGCCGCCGGGGCGGCGCATGGGCCACGCCGGGGCCATCATCGTGGGCGAGGCGGCCACGGCCCAGGCCAAGAAGAAGGCCCTGGCCGCAGCCGGAGCCACCATCGTCGACAGCCCAGCCGAGATCGGCGCCGCGACCGAGGCGGTGCTGCGCGAGCGAGGACTGCTCTAG